The DNA sequence CTGGCTCTTTTACAAGGCTAAACGGGGCTGTCTGCAATAAACGGGTGATGCAATGCGCGGGTTGATCAAACTCCTATCCCGATCGAGGTTGTTGCAGTGTCAACGGGGAGCAACCGCAGTCGAATATGGGCTGATCTTGGCTTTGATCTGCCTGGCAGCACTCGCGGCGATATCGAATGTCGCAAACAAGACCGTAGGCATGTGGAACAATGTCGCCACAGAGGTTCTCGCGCATTAACCATCAATATCTGACACTTCCTTCGCGCCATTAAATCTTTGTCAACCTAACTCCCATAAACCGTCCATAGCTGACC is a window from the Sphingobium sp. Cam5-1 genome containing:
- a CDS encoding Flp family type IVb pilin — encoded protein: MRGLIKLLSRSRLLQCQRGATAVEYGLILALICLAALAAISNVANKTVGMWNNVATEVLAH